One Tunturibacter gelidoferens genomic region harbors:
- the gyrA gene encoding DNA gyrase subunit A, translating to MADDLFPQDPKNPDAPSPQDANSNNPPPAGSPPDGSTVQGRGAAFMLSINIEEEMRRSYLDYSMSVIIGRALPDVRDGLKPVHRRILYGMQEMGLQFNKKYTKSAKVVGHVMGNYHPHGDSAIYDTMVRLAQPFSLRYLLVDGQGNFGSVDGDSAAAMRYTESRLTRLAGEMLADIDYDTVDFSPNYDESSLEPTVLPARIPNLIVNGSSGIAVGMATNIPPHNLTEIVNACISLLQKSPQDHRPDLDLVLEHVLGPDFPTGGYLFGKTNIPQAYRTGRGRFMMRAKASIENISGGRQAIIVTEIPYQVNKSKLIERIAELVNEGVITDIARDEFRDESDRDGMRIVIGLKRGAEHQIVLNQLHKHTQMQESFSMIFLAVHNGQPKELPLDQAIRAFLDHRTEVVRRRTAFLLAKARDREHILLGYQIALDHLDNVIKIIRQSSSRADARENLFSYFSNKRINLRGTELRGVTLDPAKYGVDMIFSTTGTLILSYKQIDAILELQLYRLTQLSIDELLKELAEVRDNITEFESILASPAKLRKVIVKELTEIRDKYGDARRTTIIDETAELQLEDLITDEQVAVTVSNTGYLKRTPISIYRQQRRGGTGRLGMKTREEDFVAQLIIDSTHAYLLCFTNTGRVYWLKVYEVPDVGAAGKGKAMASLVALQPGEKVVTILPVRDLEEDSKYILFATRNGTVKKTALKDFSNVMARGIIAINIEKDDELIIARITDGQQVIFLATHDGMAIRFNEQDLRPMGRPATGNRGITLKKGDYVIGAAVTPSNEARNKQRLERAAQKGLTDQVEAAIDEATESTEGQPLELAEPGELAAPVASAEVAAKLEKLDKQLGLTPCLVLTVSENGFGKRTDVDQYRLQSRGGKGVINMKTTPKIGKVTSIQLVDDTTEMMVISQFGKIIRIDTKSVRAAGRSTQGVKLLDLEDQDKVAAAVVIPPEEAKTQPEEGTLLQ from the coding sequence ATGGCTGATGATCTGTTTCCGCAAGACCCGAAGAACCCTGACGCACCCTCCCCGCAGGACGCGAACTCCAACAACCCTCCCCCCGCAGGATCTCCTCCGGACGGCTCGACCGTCCAGGGCCGGGGTGCTGCGTTTATGCTCTCCATCAATATAGAAGAGGAGATGCGGAGGTCGTATCTCGACTACTCCATGTCCGTCATCATCGGCCGCGCTCTGCCCGATGTGCGCGACGGTCTCAAGCCTGTTCATCGCCGTATCCTCTACGGCATGCAGGAGATGGGTCTCCAGTTCAACAAGAAGTACACCAAGTCCGCCAAGGTCGTCGGCCACGTGATGGGTAACTACCATCCCCATGGCGACTCCGCCATCTACGACACCATGGTCCGGCTCGCCCAGCCATTTTCTCTCCGCTATCTATTAGTAGACGGTCAGGGAAACTTTGGCTCCGTGGACGGTGACTCCGCCGCGGCCATGCGGTACACCGAATCCCGCCTCACCCGGCTTGCCGGTGAGATGCTCGCGGACATCGACTACGACACGGTCGACTTCTCTCCGAACTATGATGAGTCGTCGCTTGAACCTACCGTGCTCCCGGCCCGCATTCCGAACCTTATCGTCAACGGCAGCTCCGGCATTGCCGTCGGTATGGCGACGAACATTCCGCCGCACAATCTCACCGAGATTGTGAACGCGTGTATCTCGCTGCTGCAGAAGTCCCCGCAGGATCATCGACCAGATCTCGACCTCGTCCTGGAGCACGTGCTTGGACCGGACTTCCCGACTGGCGGCTACCTGTTCGGCAAGACGAATATCCCCCAGGCCTACCGCACTGGCCGCGGGCGCTTCATGATGCGCGCCAAAGCGTCCATCGAGAACATCTCCGGCGGGCGTCAGGCCATCATCGTCACGGAGATTCCTTACCAGGTCAACAAGTCCAAGCTCATCGAACGTATCGCCGAACTCGTCAATGAAGGCGTCATCACCGACATCGCACGCGACGAGTTCCGTGACGAGTCCGATCGCGACGGGATGCGCATCGTCATCGGGCTGAAGCGCGGCGCCGAGCACCAGATCGTTCTCAACCAGCTTCATAAGCACACCCAGATGCAGGAGTCGTTCTCGATGATCTTCTTGGCCGTCCATAACGGTCAGCCGAAGGAGCTCCCGCTCGATCAGGCGATCCGGGCGTTCCTCGATCACCGCACAGAAGTAGTCCGCCGCCGGACTGCCTTCCTGCTCGCGAAGGCTCGCGACCGCGAACACATTCTGCTTGGATATCAGATCGCGCTCGATCATCTCGACAACGTCATCAAGATTATTCGCCAGTCGTCCAGCCGTGCCGATGCTCGCGAAAACCTCTTCTCCTACTTCTCGAACAAGCGCATCAACCTGCGCGGTACGGAGCTGCGCGGCGTCACGTTGGACCCGGCTAAGTACGGCGTCGATATGATCTTTAGCACGACCGGCACGTTGATCCTCTCCTACAAACAGATCGACGCGATCCTCGAACTGCAGCTGTACCGCCTCACGCAGCTTTCTATTGATGAGTTGCTCAAGGAACTGGCCGAGGTGCGCGACAACATCACGGAGTTCGAGTCGATCCTTGCTTCACCGGCGAAGTTGCGCAAGGTCATCGTCAAAGAGCTTACCGAGATTCGCGACAAGTATGGCGATGCTCGCCGCACGACCATCATTGATGAGACCGCCGAGCTGCAGCTCGAAGATCTGATCACTGACGAGCAGGTGGCAGTCACGGTGTCCAACACTGGTTATCTCAAGCGCACGCCTATCTCGATCTACCGTCAGCAGCGTCGTGGCGGTACTGGGCGGCTTGGCATGAAGACTCGCGAAGAGGACTTTGTCGCGCAGCTCATCATCGACTCCACGCATGCCTATCTTCTCTGCTTCACAAATACGGGCCGCGTCTACTGGCTGAAGGTGTATGAGGTCCCTGATGTTGGCGCTGCCGGCAAAGGCAAGGCTATGGCTTCGCTGGTCGCGCTGCAGCCTGGGGAGAAGGTGGTGACCATTCTGCCGGTTCGCGATCTGGAAGAGGACTCGAAGTACATCCTGTTTGCGACGCGCAATGGCACGGTGAAGAAGACAGCGTTGAAAGACTTTTCGAATGTGATGGCGCGTGGAATTATCGCGATCAATATTGAGAAGGATGATGAGCTGATCATTGCGCGAATTACGGACGGTCAGCAGGTGATCTTCCTGGCTACGCATGATGGCATGGCTATCCGGTTCAACGAGCAGGACTTACGTCCGATGGGGCGGCCGGCTACCGGTAACCGTGGCATTACGCTGAAGAAGGGGGACTATGTGATCGGGGCGGCAGTTACGCCTTCGAACGAGGCGCGCAACAAGCAACGGCTGGAACGTGCTGCTCAGAAAGGGCTTACGGATCAGGTGGAAGCGGCGATTGACGAGGCTACCGAGTCGACTGAGGGGCAGCCGCTGGAGCTGGCTGAGCCTGGTGAGCTGGCTGCTCCGGTGGCTTCGGCTGAGGTTGCGGCGAAGCTTGAAAAGCTTGATAAACAGCTGGGTTTGACGCCTTGCCTGGTGCTTACGGTGAGTGAGAATGGGTTTGGCAAGCGAACTGATGTGGATCAATATCGCCTGCAGTCGCGTGGCGGTAAGGGCGTTATCAATATGAAGACGACTCCTAAGATCGGCAAGGTTACTAGCATTCAGCTGGTGGATGACACGACGGAGATGATGGTGATCAGCCAGTTTGGGAAGATCATTCGCATTGATACTAAGAGTGTTAGGGCCGCCGGGCGTAGTACGCAGGGGGTTAAGCTGCTGGATCTTGAGGATCAGGATAAGGTGGCGGCGGCTGTGGTGATTCCTCCGGAGGAGGCTAAGACTCAGCCGGAAGAGGGAACTTTGCTGCAGTAG
- a CDS encoding TonB-dependent receptor produces MRRISLFVPAITMAFIGAAFGQTTSGDLVGTVKDPSGAAIASAAVVVTNEDTGVATSVKAGTAGEFRVGNLLPGKYDLVVSSSGFQPFTLRGIVIELNKTSTTNVGLSIGASTTVEVAAEAGAALDTTSTNLTQTFSNVELTDLPSTASGGSAGFGVLNASLLSPGVASSGGIGIGVGPSIGGQRPRNNNFTIEGIDNNNKAVTGPLIYLPNDSVESFTLITNQFSPEFGHSSGGQFNTNVLSGTNKFHGRLYEYFQNRNLNAESGTQGGKPAINPRYDNNRYGGQVGGPILRDKLFFFVNFERNSIGSNPAIFSCVPTAAGLTTLQSLGSPYGLNGTNLAQYLKYTPAATTSGPNGTGIDASADVACGSEATGPQFLTVNSAVSGASTNIPLGNYQSTASTPSNFDVLTTSVDYTISNKDSFRGRYLYNRLTDTDTATNTVPFPVFFTQQPFRFQLVALSEFHTFTPNLTNEFRIGFNRYSNTVTAGNFSYPGLDQFPNLVFDDQGFVNLGPDPNAPQFTIQNLYQVVDNVSYVKGKHTLKIGFDGRKYISPQGFTQRARGDYEWNALSEFLQDLAPTSFGERSTGNLTYYGDQTALYGYVNDTWRVSPRVTLNGGLRYEFTAVPVGERAQALNSAASVPGLISFGKPSPAYKSFAPRFGVNFAPDDKTSIRAGFGLSYDVLFDNLGTLSFPPQYSATNDVGNPGNPAPGDPNFLANGGLPPGKGGILVFPNTPAGLADQRASTAAYIPNQTVPYSETYTLTIQRTFATNYTAEIGYVGTRGIHLPTQIQLNIQPRVNASNVLPTSLNGGTSVIAPAGASTLAAINSLSNIRPDFLAAGFTSKMTSYQPYSSSNYNALVANVTRQFTGGLQTNLSYTYSKTMDDATAEVFATTLTPRRPQNSQNVAADYSRSALDRTHRISLEAVYDLQLYKHAHSFLLRNVVGNWTIAPIYTYESPEYATVLSGINSNLNGDSTAIDRSIINPNGVKGTASTVSAQHATNLDSLCTPGTETTTCTANIVGYVADNPNAYYIQGGKGTLPNGARNTLPTRPINNFDMSLLKRVTFRERYSIEFGAQAYNVLNHAQYTPGTVNNINSTSNTTTYINFQRVDNAFFNQPGKVFANNARTMQLSGKLFF; encoded by the coding sequence ATGCGACGAATTTCCCTTTTTGTTCCCGCTATAACGATGGCCTTTATAGGCGCTGCATTTGGTCAAACCACTAGCGGAGATTTAGTCGGCACCGTAAAAGATCCATCAGGTGCTGCCATTGCGAGCGCAGCTGTTGTCGTGACCAACGAAGACACTGGCGTGGCTACCAGTGTTAAGGCCGGAACTGCGGGCGAATTCCGTGTGGGCAACCTTCTTCCTGGTAAGTATGATCTCGTCGTAAGTTCTTCAGGTTTTCAGCCGTTTACGCTCCGCGGAATCGTCATCGAGCTCAATAAGACCTCTACTACCAACGTTGGTCTCTCGATTGGCGCCAGCACTACAGTGGAAGTCGCGGCAGAGGCCGGCGCCGCGCTGGATACTACCAGCACCAACCTCACCCAGACCTTTAGCAATGTCGAACTCACCGATCTTCCGTCGACGGCATCGGGTGGGTCGGCCGGCTTCGGCGTGTTGAACGCTTCGCTCTTGAGTCCCGGGGTGGCGTCAAGCGGAGGTATCGGTATCGGCGTAGGACCTTCGATTGGAGGTCAGCGCCCACGCAATAACAACTTCACCATTGAAGGAATTGACAACAATAACAAAGCTGTAACCGGCCCCCTTATCTATCTCCCGAACGATTCGGTTGAGAGCTTTACTCTGATTACAAACCAGTTTTCCCCGGAGTTCGGTCACTCTTCAGGGGGGCAGTTCAACACCAACGTCCTCTCCGGAACGAACAAGTTCCACGGGCGCCTGTATGAGTACTTTCAGAATCGCAATCTGAACGCCGAATCCGGCACTCAGGGCGGAAAGCCCGCCATCAACCCCCGCTACGACAATAACCGCTACGGCGGACAGGTTGGCGGACCGATCTTGCGCGATAAGCTCTTCTTTTTTGTCAACTTCGAACGTAACTCGATTGGGTCGAACCCGGCCATTTTCTCCTGCGTGCCAACCGCCGCAGGACTCACAACTCTTCAGTCGCTGGGTTCGCCTTACGGCCTGAATGGAACCAACCTGGCTCAGTACCTTAAGTACACCCCCGCAGCGACAACGTCGGGGCCAAACGGGACAGGAATTGACGCGTCGGCCGACGTCGCCTGCGGAAGTGAGGCAACAGGGCCGCAATTCCTTACCGTCAACTCAGCGGTTTCAGGTGCATCAACCAATATTCCTTTAGGTAATTACCAGAGCACAGCAAGCACACCGTCAAACTTCGACGTCCTGACAACAAGTGTCGACTACACGATCTCTAACAAAGACAGCTTCCGCGGACGTTATTTGTACAACCGGCTCACTGATACGGATACGGCAACCAATACGGTTCCATTCCCAGTTTTCTTCACGCAACAGCCGTTCCGTTTCCAGCTCGTTGCACTTAGCGAATTTCACACGTTTACACCAAACCTCACCAACGAATTCCGCATTGGCTTCAATCGGTATTCGAACACCGTGACTGCGGGAAACTTTAGCTATCCCGGGCTCGATCAATTCCCCAACCTGGTCTTTGATGATCAAGGCTTTGTCAATCTTGGACCGGATCCGAATGCACCGCAGTTCACGATTCAGAATCTGTATCAGGTCGTCGACAACGTCAGCTATGTTAAAGGAAAGCATACCCTCAAGATCGGATTTGACGGTCGCAAGTACATCTCTCCTCAAGGATTCACGCAGCGAGCGCGAGGAGACTACGAGTGGAATGCCCTCTCAGAGTTTCTTCAGGATCTCGCACCTACGAGCTTCGGAGAGCGTTCTACTGGCAACCTGACCTACTACGGCGATCAGACCGCGCTCTATGGCTATGTCAACGATACCTGGCGGGTTAGCCCCAGGGTTACACTCAACGGTGGCCTTCGGTATGAGTTCACCGCCGTTCCTGTCGGCGAGCGGGCACAAGCGCTGAATTCTGCTGCCTCCGTTCCTGGTCTGATCAGCTTCGGGAAGCCGTCACCAGCCTACAAGAGCTTTGCGCCTCGCTTTGGCGTCAACTTTGCACCCGATGACAAGACGTCTATTCGCGCAGGTTTCGGGCTGTCCTACGATGTGCTGTTTGACAACCTTGGTACCCTCTCCTTTCCTCCGCAGTATTCAGCCACCAATGATGTCGGCAACCCTGGCAACCCTGCACCAGGAGACCCGAACTTCCTCGCGAACGGAGGTCTTCCTCCCGGCAAGGGCGGCATCCTGGTCTTCCCGAACACACCGGCTGGCCTCGCAGATCAGCGCGCGTCCACTGCTGCATACATTCCCAACCAGACGGTCCCCTATTCGGAGACCTACACGCTCACCATTCAGCGCACCTTTGCGACCAACTACACAGCCGAGATTGGATATGTCGGTACCCGAGGCATTCATCTACCGACGCAGATCCAACTCAACATTCAACCGCGGGTCAATGCATCGAATGTGCTTCCCACCTCGTTGAACGGCGGTACTTCGGTCATCGCTCCTGCAGGTGCCAGCACGTTGGCTGCGATCAACAGCCTGTCAAATATCCGCCCGGATTTCCTCGCCGCTGGCTTTACGAGCAAGATGACTTCTTATCAGCCTTATTCCAGTTCCAACTACAACGCTCTGGTTGCGAACGTGACTCGCCAGTTCACCGGTGGATTGCAGACCAATCTTTCCTACACCTACAGCAAGACGATGGATGACGCAACGGCGGAAGTCTTCGCGACTACGCTCACTCCGCGACGTCCACAGAATTCGCAGAACGTAGCGGCCGACTACAGCCGTTCAGCGCTTGACCGTACGCATCGCATCTCGCTCGAAGCGGTCTACGATCTGCAGCTTTACAAGCATGCCCACTCGTTTCTTCTAAGGAATGTCGTTGGTAACTGGACCATTGCACCCATCTACACCTACGAATCGCCCGAGTACGCCACTGTGCTCTCCGGCATCAATTCAAACCTGAACGGCGACAGCACCGCAATCGATCGCTCGATCATCAACCCGAACGGTGTGAAGGGGACAGCAAGTACGGTATCGGCTCAACATGCTACCAATCTCGATAGCCTCTGCACGCCGGGGACAGAAACGACAACTTGCACTGCGAACATCGTCGGCTATGTAGCCGACAACCCAAACGCTTATTACATCCAGGGTGGAAAGGGAACGCTCCCGAACGGTGCGCGTAATACTTTGCCTACTCGTCCAATTAATAACTTCGATATGTCACTTTTGAAGCGCGTCACATTCCGCGAACGATACTCAATCGAGTTCGGAGCGCAGGCTTATAACGTACTCAACCATGCTCAATACACTCCCGGCACGGTGAATAACATCAACTCGACCTCCAATACAACGACGTATATCAACTTCCAAAGGGTTGATAACGCGTTCTTCAATCAGCCCGGCAAGGTCTTCGCCAACAATGCCCGCACAATGCAACTGTCCGGGAAACTCTTCTTCTAA